The DNA region AAGTGATTCGTGAAACATTTAAAGATACTAACTCTAAAAATGTAATTCTTGCAATGACCACGATATGTGACTGTTGAATGTATGTAATGTTGAACTGAAGAGGGTTTGTTTACTGGAGGTACAAAACAGAAGTGGGGACTTTCCTATGAAGTTATTTCGAGTCCTGGGTATTGGTTCTGCAATCCTATTTATTcttgatttatgttttttaagggAACAGGTCAAAGATACCAAATACCACATATCAAAATGTGCAGTtcccattattattattattgtgggCATGACTACGGGCATTGGAGATAATCCAAAAACtccaaattttaaaaagactGGTAGATGGATGAAAAGGAAATACTCAAATAAATTACAAGCACCTCAGAATTATAATTAAAAgacaagttcacaatttttcaactCTTCTaaaactttttcaatttttctaAAATAGCCAGGTGCCCAAATGACAACTGAGATAGTTTTTTCTTGAAATAATCATTCCCCTTGTTCACAATGTACTTACAATTTAAATGATgagggccaaaatccacagtccttctgTGCAAATGTACTAAACATTTAGATTAATCTAATATGAAGctttgtccaaatgagtcaaatcaagtagatatctttgaATGGTAGTCTATTTAgtgccaaagttcctcttttgtTACTTAACtttcaccacagctcaacaaggaaacactgtctgaggaaagagggaatttgatgacTGTAAAAAATGGCAGATattcacttgatatgactaactcagactgctgaagcctcatataagcttcagaacATCTTTCACAGTGTCGCTACACTGTAGATTTTATCCTTTATCACTTAgattaaaagcacatttgaagcaGACTATTTAACAGCCAGTATGAactagagggttagggttacattgAGAAAAACCTTTTTCTCTGTTCATGTGGACACCTGATTGGTCTTTCAGGAGACACTTAAAATTGTGATCCTATCTTTTAGGGCGAGGGAAGCATCCAAAGctcagtacttgagtaaatgtacttcacCACCAGGAAGAGTCAATGAGATCCTCTGTTTCACCTTTTTCTTCATTGCTGTGCTTGACATCCCCCCTCAGCAGACACGATGTGGAGTATTTCTCTGAGCTGCAGGTCAGAtgactacagtgtgtgtgtctgtagcagctctcctcttcctctccttcagctgcgaaacaaaaacacaaatattttcacCAAGGTGTCACTTCAGCTTAAATAGCTCcactgacagaaaacagaaataacTACAGAATAAACGTTTACGGGGTTAAACGacgaataaataaaatatctttaatcGCCCATATGCTTATTAAACACATGAGATCATATAAACAGCAACTTAACTTTGTTTAAACTATTTTCTGTTCCGGATAAACACCTAAGCTAATGCTAAGAGAGTTAGCACGACACACCGTCCAAATAAACGTCAGGTAGCTTAGCCGAGCTAAACGGCTAGCGCAGAGTTAGCGTGTTGTCTTACTTACCCCGGTAGGATAGCACGGTTACTTATATTCAAGCACTTTAAGGTtatagtttgtatttgtttttaagtaAACAGTGGTATACATTACTTGGTAGAAACAGGCAGTGAAGTCAGAatcagctgcttcctgtttacGCCAAAGTCACATGATGAGCTATCTGGACACTTCGCCCTGAGTTTTGCCTGACGGAAGGCTCATAAATTGGCTTCACCTTTAAAGGACACATCCTATTAAATATATGTTATTTAATCAGGGAGTCGCACTGAGATGAAAATCTCATCCGAGAGAGATCTGAGAACAAGAAACATTCCTAAGACAAGATCACAATTACCAAACAAAATAGCATAACTACAAAATGGacaatgaattaataaaaaacattcaagAATCATAAAAACATCCgataataaagctttaaaatctCCAAGAGGAATGTAACACTCGGGTTTGCAGTTCATTGCATTTAAGAGGTATGCTTACATAGTAGCTGAAACCAACTGCCAACATTAGTGCGTCATCAAGGGACATCTAAGGTTAAATAGTTACTAGATAATGTAATGTAGTTACTGGATTCAAATGAGAAATGTGAGGTAGTTTGAAAACTTACAGTAGAAAGCTTTAGAGCTTTATAGATGAATAACATGAGATGGTTATTTGTTTTTGACTGTAAGGAAATCAAGTCCGTCCAGCCAGCTCTGTGATACACACAACAATGATGAAATGTGTCATGTATGATAAAGCATTATGCACTATGATACAAAAGGGCTTAACTGCTGAAGTGTTAATGAAGAAATATGACAATACAGAATATCTCCACAGTTAAGGACAGACATAAAGGTTGAGTGTGACAGACAGCATTTAATTCTGTACaagaattatatatattatattttgaaaATATCCAATCTGAACTAATATCAATGTCTTGGAAATATTAACAGTGGCACTAATGACAGTGATGActttaatatctttattttgtcTACTGAATATATTGAGTTGTAGTTTCTTATAGTGACCACTAGATAGCAATACACACTGTCTCTGTTCATGTCTGATGGCTTGAGTGAGGTTAGATAATGGTAAGAGAAGCAGAGTGTGCTGTTTGACCAATAGCTCACTGCTAATAGTCACCCACtactattttttcttcttttaacttattttatttattgcaaaaattgtttctttttttttaacctgattGAGCGAACAGCACAAGACGGGCATGTACAATTTGTCTGTCAAATGGCTATAAAGTATCTTAAATCtactgtaaaagaaaagaagaaggtggCAAATGTGAAGTAAATGAGCAGCAGTGGGCATTGCAAAAATAAATTTCACCTGCATTATTCATACTGTTTACTAATCCTGTCCTGAGCTCCAGAAGATCTCCATTAATGATTCTTATTATCATATTTACACACAGGCACTTGATACCATAGTCATGGTACACTAATGATCAGATATGATTACAACCTTCCCAGTAGAACCTGCAGGAAATGTCATTGGTGTCTGAAGAGAAGCAAGACATGCTTTTTTTACGCAGAATTTTAGGGCCTGCTGTGATGAATTAGCTTTGATATCATCTGCATGCAGTCGAGCAGATAATTCAAAAAATATTATGAGCCAAGCCCCTTCCCAAGGAGGGAATTATGATTGCCGAGAGGGACACAGTGACTAGAGATagaggacagagtgagagagagcagctTATTTGGGCCACTTCTCTCAGCTGTTGTAGTCTAGGTCTTTTAGATTAATCATTAAGTATTTTTAATCTCTGCAGACATTAATGTCATTCATATTCCTTTGTACCACCCACTGTTGTAAAGAGAAACGAACAGATGAATCATAACTCTACTTAGACAGGAATGCATATTTTCTACATATATTTGTACCTAGATAATGTTTTCAATTACATTGTTCCATCTGTTGTTCAACTCAAAAGCTGAAAGTTGTAAGACTTCAACAGAAAAACCCACTGCTATTACTGAGATATCAGAGAGCCAAAGATACACACTAAGTATCTGTATGCGAGCTGATATTTTTTTGTAGTTGATTataaaaactgactttttaCTGCAGCTGGAATAGAGAATTATattgagttattttttttaaataaattaaagttactTATTGAAAAGGCAACAAGATAAAAGTATTATAaaattttattgtttatttcctGTATGTAATATTCAAACTGTAACCCCTTCCCAAATGATCAGTGAATATACTCAAAATGACAAGCCAGACACACAGGCTTAACATCCGGCATCTTCTTAAAATATCTGTCAGAAGTCAATTACAGCAAACCAACACAAGAAGTCAATTCACCAGTAAAGGGGTAAAGTCTCACATTCTGCTAccaagaagagaaaacaaatttGTCTGCTGCAATCATGCACATAGGAACACAAAATTAACTCTACCATCCCAGACTCTTTTTGACCGAAGCATGTTCACCACAAGTATATGAGGATGGCCTATAAATACACGGTAATAACTGCcacactcctttttttttctaaatgtacaGAGTTCTTAAGTAtacataaaagaaaagtttaGTTCTTTTTAATTGCTAGATATGTATATTTAAGAAGTACATCCATTTTCTGTGACCAGCATTTCTGTTAGGTTATAGAAAGATTCTTATCGCTGTGAGGTTATTATCAACACAGGGACAACAGTGGCCATGATCTAGGAAAATAATGAGGATGATATAGTAGCTCCTCAACAGTGACACATGAGATgtaaagaggagaaaagacatTATGCAAATAAACTGTGTTTTGGAGTAATATTCAGGTAGTGTACGGGCGTTTCAGCGCTCTGCATCACAGTGTCAGTCCACTGCAGTTGTCCTTTACATCTGATCTCTGAGTTTGGCAAGCCTTTGAGAAAGTTCGTCCTttggacaaagagagagaatagagcgttactgatgaagatgaggatgagagAAAAATCCATTCCACTATACGCTTTATGCAAACACACTTGTATTCTTAAGATGATCTGTGCCACATGTGCACTGATTTTAAAACCAGGAGGTCATGAAAAGCAAGCACCTGTTCTGCTGAAGCCACGCTTGTACCCACTGATCCCGTCTGTCCCTGAGGGAGCTCCATGTTCAGGTCCAACCTAAACATAACGCACGGATTACAATGAAATATCTTTGCTTGTATAATACTGTATAACACTGTTGCAATCATTTCTAAACTTAATTTCTATTTACCGTAATTATTTGGGATTGCAACTACCATTTCGGCTGAAACTGTCTCTTTTATCACTTCACAAAATTGGGGACAAAAAACTGAAAGCTTACCCTGCTTCATCAGCCATTTCATGCATCAACGAGTCCACTTGATTCTGAAACACACATCAGATTTACAGTGAATGTGTCTGTCTTGAGATCATACTGTCAGACAACAAGAACGATCAGAGCAGTGAAATGTACCTGTGGTGTTGTGAGTGTTGTTGTGCTGCTCATGGTGTCTTCCATCTGGGCTGTCTGAACATCCAGAGTTTCAAACTGGTGCTCAAATTTGTCCATGAGAGAAGAAATCTGAGAGAAGGGATCGACAAATAGTTTTGTTATTAACAGTTTTTTATAATTATGCTGGTTTTTGTAAAAAAGATATAGTACGAGAAGTATTATGACTGTATCCCATGTAAAAAGACCTCTACCTTTTCCAGATTCATAGTCTTCAGAGTGGCATCCATGCCTTTCACCACTCCAGCCATTGATTTTGTGACCTGTGAAATAGCACACGGTTActaagacagaaaacaaaatgttttgttcTGAACATAAATCTTCAGCCTGAAACAGATTTTTATTAGGCCTACAGCAGTATGTAATGACCCTGTAATCAAAGTACCTGGTTCATCGTAACTGCAGTTTGGACCCTCGCTGCCACTGCATCTACCCGAGCACTCATCCTCAGGAAGTTAACTGACTGGTTCTTCTGTCTGATGGCGTTCTCAGCGTGGATCCTTGCCACTTCCATGTTCCCCTTCTGGATGGCCTAGAGATGACACGAAAACACAGATGTTCAATAACATCTTCCGCTACCAGAATTCAGCCAGAGTTTAGTAAAGTGAGTGGTGACTTACTTTCTTGACTTTAGCCTTCTctactttttcctctttgtcaCATTTCTTGGAGTTTCTTTGTAGTTCTTTGGCAGCAAACTTTAAATTGAAGAGATGTTCTGTGGTGTGAGGTTAAGGACAAAAAAAgtccaaacaaaaacaacaggcaGCACTGGAAGACCACTTTGACCTCGGACCACTGCTGATAACCCTGAAAAACTCAAAACTGTGCGTTATGTGTGAGTGTTCATTTGAATTTTTAAGGCAAGATTGTGTTAGAAACAGGCCCTCGAGCGTCGGCACAGATGCTGACCAAATTAAAAGGATGAGTGCATTGGACGTGACGGGATCAATCCAGTAAGTAAATACAATCTCTTTGTTAGTGTCACTATAAAGTTCAGTGTTTCTGCTATCAGCCACATCCTGTTATGTTGAGTAGGATGTAAATGATTTTGAATCTGAAGAACAAAGAAGTATCAGTTTGGTATTCAGTATCAACAGATAGCCTGATTTGAGGTTTCTAAATCGGTATTGGATAGGCGCATCTTCACAAAATTGCCCTTACTCAAATTACCACATAATAATTTACACAATACACTTTATAATAGGCttgaaatatttgacttttcttCTCCTAGATAAACAAAATGACTGTACGACTTTACAATTGAACAAGTAGCTATGCAGTGAACATACAGGTTATGTAACAGATATTTTACTATTgctttgatgtattttaaagcAATTCCTATGTAACCTTCACTGTACTACTGTTAATTAAAAAGTCCTAATAAGATTATCTTCAGATACAGGTCAAATTTAGAGACGTAGCCCCGTAGccagaacatacacacacatttatttactcGTATTATCTGGCGTTGTAACCAACACCCTGCCTACATGAGTTCAGTTGTACCAGTTTGTGAGCATTTTTAGCCATTAGCAGTGAACCTGTCGAGGCCTTAAACTGTGTCTCAATACGACGCCTCCAATCAACTGATAAAACGCTCGTGCTGATCAATGAAACAGTATTTGTGTCTTTGGTGATAATCTGACCCACTTAGCGATGTCTCAGATGTCTATAACTCATAAATCTCGACAGTCTCGCCCTTTAAGTGTCTTGTTATGCTCGGTGTCTGAGCCGCTGTGTTGACACAATCTTACGTCCCTCTCTCACCTCTTCTTCTTTAAAAGGATACTTTCCATGGCTGGCATTTTGAGGCGGATTCAATACTTATAGTGAAAACCAACGAAAAAAAGTGGTTTAATATAGCTGCTACGGTCACTAAAAACTTCAACTCCTCGGTGTTTCGCCCCGTCGTCGCTTTCTTCCGTACTTCCTGATGTCTTACCAAAATATGAACTACGTCATCATCACGTGGTGATGGTATTCCATTCGACGTCACTAGGAAGCAGTTCCTCCTCCTACCAAAAACgtgaatgaaaagagaaaaaaactaaccgtgaacattaaaatacgacatttttcactgttttgacTCGAGTCTCTGCTTCTAGTATGTTCCACGGAGTGTGCACCGGCATATAAAAGTGAACGCGGCGTTTAACCGGAGGAGTAGTGGGCGGTGAAAGGAAAGGGGGCTGATGGATGATTAGATTTACGGTGTGGAGCACGGCACGGCGGGGAGAGAGGATGACTCACTCCCGTCTGATGTGATGTTTCACCCCCGCAACAGTGCGGTGGCACGCCGGTACCTCAGCCTCAGACACATCGCCGTGTGCTCCACCAATACCAGTCAAACTTTACTAAACTGTTAAGATGCGTTTGAGTGACCCTAAAACGCCGCGTTTTGTTGCCAACTTGAGTGCTCGTCACTTGGCagttaggagagaaagagcgtCGTGATTTAGCGCATATTTCGTGACGCCTGATTGCCATGACAACAGTGCCCCTTCGCTGAGAGGAAACTGTCCGTGTTAACTTCAGCATCAACCTATTCAAGGGGTCGGATAAACCTGTTggatatctctctctctctctctctctctctctctctctctctccctgtgtgtgtgtgtgtgtgtttttcttgttttgtgctGCTGCTCCGGctttacaacattttaatttggCCACAAACAAggtgagtttttaaaaatattgttgcTGTATTATCCCGTCGTCAACgttactgttttatttaaccTAGACAAGCTGTCAACTTGTGAGCTGCATTCATTGCAACGAGTATACAATCTGTACCATGAAATAAAGGCGCTGGACTCAATATCAACTAATTGATAATTTAGCTAGTTAGTTAATACATTGGCAACATTTGAAGTTAAGTGGCTTGACAACATAAAAAACCCcattaaagaataaataaa from Scomber japonicus isolate fScoJap1 chromosome 13, fScoJap1.pri, whole genome shotgun sequence includes:
- the LOC128371914 gene encoding charged multivesicular body protein 1b, which gives rise to MPAMEKHLFNLKFAAKELQRNSKKCDKEEKVEKAKVKKAIQKGNMEVARIHAENAIRQKNQSVNFLRMSARVDAVAARVQTAVTMNQVTKSMAGVVKGMDATLKTMNLEKISSLMDKFEHQFETLDVQTAQMEDTMSSTTTLTTPQNQVDSLMHEMADEAGLDLNMELPQGQTGSVGTSVASAEQDELSQRLAKLRDQM